In the genome of Methylophaga nitratireducenticrescens, one region contains:
- the gdhA gene encoding NADP-specific glutamate dehydrogenase: MSYIETTLRNLQRSSPCQPEFYQATEEILQSIYPLLDKNPHYLQQNIVERIVEPERQIMFRVVWQDDEGKVQVNKGYRVQFSSTLGPYKGGIRFHPSVNASTIKFLGFEQIFKNALTGLSLGGGKGGSDFDPKNRSDNEVMRFCQAFMTELYRHIGATIDVPAGDIGVSQREIGYLFGQYKRLNRHFEGVLTGKALNWGGSLVRPEATGYGLVYFTENMLQANDDCLDSKKCLVSGAGNVAIHTIEKLYQCGALPITCSDSTGTIHHAKGIDLILLRELKEERRGSLIEYLDSHPDAEFIPRKNYPNDGHAVWRIKAEAAFPCATQNELSEADAKALCQNGITCIVEGANMPCTAEAQALILAAGIHYAPSKAANAGGVATSQLEMAQNAGMIQWSFAEVDQRLQTVMKDIYQRCAETAIEFHQPSNLMLGANIAGFRKVADAMLEQGLV, from the coding sequence ATGTCTTATATTGAGACAACCCTGAGAAATCTGCAACGCAGCAGCCCATGCCAACCTGAATTTTATCAAGCAACTGAAGAAATTCTGCAATCCATCTATCCACTGCTCGATAAAAATCCGCACTATCTGCAACAGAATATTGTAGAGCGCATTGTTGAACCGGAACGACAGATCATGTTCAGAGTTGTCTGGCAGGATGATGAAGGTAAGGTGCAGGTCAACAAGGGATACCGTGTTCAGTTCAGCTCAACCCTGGGACCCTATAAAGGTGGTATTCGTTTTCATCCTTCCGTCAATGCCAGCACAATCAAATTTCTCGGATTTGAACAGATTTTTAAAAATGCATTAACCGGCTTATCGCTTGGTGGCGGTAAGGGTGGCTCAGACTTTGATCCCAAAAACCGTTCTGATAATGAAGTAATGCGTTTCTGCCAGGCGTTTATGACTGAGTTATACCGACATATTGGTGCAACTATTGACGTACCGGCAGGAGATATTGGAGTAAGTCAGCGTGAGATTGGTTACCTTTTTGGTCAATACAAACGCTTGAATCGCCATTTTGAAGGTGTCCTGACCGGAAAAGCACTTAATTGGGGGGGCTCGCTGGTTCGGCCTGAGGCGACAGGATACGGTCTTGTCTACTTTACCGAGAATATGCTGCAAGCAAATGATGACTGCCTTGATAGCAAAAAATGTCTGGTTTCAGGTGCGGGCAATGTGGCTATTCATACTATTGAAAAATTGTATCAATGTGGAGCTTTGCCAATAACATGCTCTGATAGTACGGGTACGATTCATCACGCCAAAGGTATTGATTTAATTCTGCTTAGAGAATTGAAAGAAGAGCGACGTGGCTCCTTAATTGAGTATCTGGATTCGCATCCCGATGCTGAGTTTATACCGCGCAAAAATTATCCAAACGATGGCCATGCCGTCTGGCGCATTAAAGCTGAGGCGGCTTTCCCGTGTGCAACACAAAATGAACTCTCAGAAGCGGATGCGAAGGCTCTGTGCCAGAATGGTATTACCTGTATTGTAGAAGGTGCCAATATGCCTTGCACAGCTGAAGCACAAGCACTGATTCTCGCGGCTGGAATTCATTATGCTCCTTCCAAAGCGGCTAATGCCGGTGGCGTGGCTACAAGTCAACTGGAAATGGCCCAAAACGCCGGTATGATCCAATGGTCTTTTGCTGAAGTCGATCAACGCTTGCAAACGGTTATGAAAGATATTTATCAACGTTGCGCAGAGACAGCGATTGAATTTCATCAACCGTCTAATCTAATGCTAGGTGCCAATATAGCTGGATTTCGTAAAGTTGCGGATGCCATGCTGGAACAAGGATTGGTTTAA
- a CDS encoding pyrroloquinoline quinone-dependent dehydrogenase, with translation MHLKDIIWMGGLLTVLSFPVSATEIEWPVYGGDNLHQRHSKLTQITKNNVSGLVEAWEFDTGINATFQATPVVQDGVMYVSLPFNDVVALDAASGKQLWRYEHDLDEDYPICCGPANRGVAVSNGMVFTGTIDARLIALDAKTGEKRWDNRVVGDNTGIREEVSRLDDSELGSVSGTSGAGINMAPMIYQDTVIIGITGVGYGLHLDATDSDSPLGAVVGIAGKYGRRGFMAGYDMKTGKQKWQFDTIKSKNWEGDFVTKTADGVELPRDIAKERASLEKYSDAWRYGGASAWSTPVIDPYTGILHFGTGNPSPQMEGSSRPGDNLYSSSLLALDANSGDYRWHYQQVPHDSWGYDVASPPVLFEITIKGKPIPAIGQAGKTGWFYVHDRRNGKFLYKSEAFVPQKNMFELPTSEGTIIYPGVMGGANWSPVSVDARRRLVFIAAIHWPVEYKLHQQPARNGEAAIRYSSMSPLNTPEKHGLLTAIDLDNGEIVWQVKTENPLIGGVLSTASGLVFTGEGRGELMAFDADSGEKRWSGKTEAGVNAPPITYSINGKQHIAVAVGGNRLFGFKTGQKIKVWRLP, from the coding sequence ATGCATTTAAAAGACATCATCTGGATGGGAGGATTGCTGACAGTATTGTCTTTCCCTGTTTCAGCCACAGAGATTGAATGGCCGGTTTATGGTGGTGATAACCTGCATCAGCGTCACAGTAAACTGACACAAATTACTAAAAATAATGTTTCAGGCCTGGTTGAGGCATGGGAATTTGATACGGGTATAAATGCTACTTTTCAGGCGACGCCCGTGGTTCAGGATGGGGTGATGTATGTTTCGTTACCGTTTAACGATGTAGTCGCACTTGACGCTGCAAGTGGAAAACAATTGTGGCGCTATGAACATGATTTAGATGAAGATTATCCCATTTGCTGTGGCCCGGCGAATCGCGGCGTGGCAGTTTCAAATGGCATGGTTTTCACTGGTACTATTGATGCCAGGTTGATTGCATTGGATGCTAAAACAGGTGAAAAACGTTGGGATAATCGGGTTGTTGGTGACAATACTGGTATCCGTGAAGAGGTTAGTCGCTTGGATGATTCTGAACTTGGCAGTGTTTCAGGTACGTCGGGGGCGGGTATCAACATGGCACCGATGATTTATCAGGATACCGTCATTATAGGTATTACCGGTGTGGGGTATGGATTACATCTTGACGCTACGGATTCTGATTCACCCTTGGGGGCTGTCGTCGGAATTGCTGGAAAATATGGCCGTCGTGGTTTTATGGCAGGCTATGATATGAAAACCGGCAAACAAAAATGGCAGTTTGATACCATAAAGTCTAAGAACTGGGAAGGTGATTTTGTAACTAAAACCGCTGATGGTGTTGAGTTGCCTCGTGACATTGCCAAAGAAAGAGCCTCTTTAGAAAAATATAGTGATGCATGGCGTTATGGTGGTGCTTCAGCGTGGAGTACCCCAGTTATCGATCCTTATACCGGAATTCTGCATTTTGGGACTGGTAATCCATCACCACAAATGGAAGGTTCATCCAGGCCAGGGGATAATCTCTATAGCAGTTCATTGCTTGCCCTTGATGCCAACAGTGGTGATTATCGCTGGCATTACCAGCAAGTCCCACATGATAGCTGGGGATATGATGTGGCCAGTCCGCCAGTATTGTTTGAAATTACGATCAAAGGAAAGCCGATACCGGCAATTGGGCAAGCCGGTAAAACGGGTTGGTTTTATGTGCATGACAGACGTAATGGAAAGTTTCTTTATAAAAGTGAAGCCTTTGTCCCACAAAAAAATATGTTTGAACTTCCTACCAGTGAAGGCACGATTATTTATCCGGGTGTAATGGGAGGGGCAAACTGGTCTCCCGTTTCGGTAGATGCTCGCAGACGTTTGGTGTTTATTGCTGCTATTCATTGGCCGGTGGAATATAAATTACACCAACAGCCCGCCAGGAATGGGGAAGCAGCGATACGATATTCTTCAATGTCACCGTTAAATACGCCTGAAAAGCATGGTTTATTAACAGCCATTGATTTGGATAATGGTGAAATAGTCTGGCAGGTTAAAACTGAAAATCCATTGATTGGTGGCGTATTGAGTACAGCCAGTGGGCTGGTATTCACAGGAGAGGGGCGTGGCGAATTAATGGCCTTTGACGCTGATTCGGGAGAAAAACGCTGGAGTGGTAAAACCGAGGCGGGAGTGAATGCTCCACCTATCACCTACAGTATTAATGGTAAACAACATATTGCCGTAGCTGTCGGTGGCAATAGACTGTTTGGCTTTAAAACCGGGCAGAAAATCAAGGTCTGGCGCTTGCCTTAA
- a CDS encoding methyl-accepting chemotaxis protein: protein MKINKPVTQIEEAYKSDANIFTITNSKGIITYVNQDFVDISGFAENELVGKNHNVVRHPDMPPAAFSTLWEEVKSDKSWMGIVKNRCKNGNHYWVDAYVTPRTKDDGTREYQSIRRKPKREYVDRAAALYEKLGKGKKAVELNSSLSIIFKIAGLSALMMIIQLVASLALHNWLSVMIISLLCISVVLGGIYILLNPLKELVIDARRIIKDPVARYVYSGRRDELGDIALAMKFLESETAGLIGRVADSAATMESNTFILGGAIKASKVYAEQQFNETEQIAAAINEMSASILEVSRNAQNSTLIANNGVEEVEKGKKLVQVSVDLMQVLQGDVEQASETIKALEKSSNDIAIVLDVINEISEQTNLLALNAAIEAARAGDAGRGFAVVADEVRSLASRTRTSTEEIRVMVEKLQNNSATAVQAMSDGLKQADACVGHNQNTVSSFANILDVIQKINEMTTQIASAVEQQSAVAEEISKSIHNIRDSSGNNVREADNTVSISSHMMALTTNFESLAAQFWAKQTNS, encoded by the coding sequence ATGAAGATAAACAAACCGGTTACGCAAATTGAAGAAGCATACAAAAGCGATGCAAACATATTTACCATCACAAATAGCAAGGGAATTATTACTTATGTCAATCAGGACTTTGTTGATATAAGTGGGTTTGCTGAAAATGAGCTTGTAGGTAAAAACCATAATGTAGTAAGGCATCCAGATATGCCTCCTGCAGCATTTTCCACTTTGTGGGAGGAAGTTAAATCTGATAAATCCTGGATGGGCATAGTTAAAAATCGTTGCAAAAACGGCAACCACTACTGGGTTGATGCTTATGTGACACCGAGAACCAAAGATGATGGAACACGAGAATATCAATCAATAAGAAGAAAGCCCAAAAGAGAATATGTTGATCGTGCTGCAGCACTTTATGAAAAGTTGGGTAAAGGAAAAAAAGCGGTTGAACTGAACAGCTCTCTCTCAATAATCTTCAAAATAGCTGGGTTATCAGCACTCATGATGATTATTCAACTGGTGGCAAGTTTAGCCCTTCATAACTGGTTATCCGTTATGATTATCTCGCTGTTGTGTATCAGTGTTGTATTGGGAGGGATTTACATCCTGCTAAATCCTTTGAAAGAACTTGTTATTGATGCAAGACGGATTATAAAGGATCCAGTTGCGAGGTATGTCTATAGCGGGCGACGAGATGAGCTTGGTGATATTGCATTGGCAATGAAATTTTTAGAATCTGAAACGGCAGGGCTAATAGGGCGTGTTGCGGATAGTGCTGCAACAATGGAGTCTAATACTTTTATATTGGGCGGTGCAATTAAAGCTTCAAAGGTGTATGCCGAGCAACAGTTTAATGAAACTGAACAAATTGCAGCTGCAATAAATGAAATGTCGGCGAGCATTCTGGAAGTTTCCCGAAATGCTCAAAACAGTACATTAATTGCCAATAATGGGGTTGAAGAGGTAGAGAAGGGCAAGAAGCTTGTACAGGTCAGTGTCGATTTGATGCAGGTATTACAAGGTGATGTTGAGCAGGCATCAGAAACGATCAAAGCCCTTGAAAAAAGTAGTAACGATATCGCTATCGTGCTGGATGTAATCAACGAAATTTCTGAACAAACCAACTTACTGGCTTTAAACGCTGCAATTGAAGCAGCCAGAGCGGGTGATGCAGGACGTGGGTTTGCTGTGGTTGCTGATGAGGTTAGGTCCCTTGCCAGTAGAACCCGTACTTCTACTGAAGAGATTCGTGTAATGGTGGAGAAACTGCAAAATAATTCTGCTACAGCTGTTCAGGCGATGAGTGATGGTTTGAAGCAGGCGGATGCTTGTGTTGGTCATAATCAGAACACAGTCAGCTCCTTTGCAAATATTCTTGATGTCATCCAGAAAATCAACGAAATGACCACACAAATTGCTTCTGCAGTTGAGCAGCAGAGTGCAGTGGCTGAAGAAATAAGTAAGAGTATTCATAATATAAGAGACTCTTCAGGAAATAATGTTAGGGAAGCAGATAATACTGTTTCCATCAGCTCTCACATGATGGCCTTAACAACAAATTTTGAATCCTTGGCTGCTCAATTCTGGGCAAAACAAACTAATTCATAA
- a CDS encoding cysteine hydrolase family protein, giving the protein MTQASQTLREIVGLGHQPANLSTAALIMIDCQNTYRTGVMQLTGVEKAIIEAKALLERARALAIPVFHIQHDGGTGSPYDLTTNIGQISSEVAPQEGEYVITKNFPNSFIQTELDERLRSLNIEHIVLAGFMTHMCVNSTAHGGFNLGYRPTVVASATATRPLLSANGKMVSAEQVQDAAIASTRDLYAAVVDSVAELPD; this is encoded by the coding sequence ATGACTCAGGCATCACAAACATTGAGAGAGATTGTCGGTTTAGGGCATCAGCCGGCAAATTTGAGTACGGCGGCGCTCATCATGATTGATTGTCAGAATACTTATCGCACGGGTGTAATGCAGCTTACAGGAGTGGAAAAGGCGATTATTGAAGCAAAGGCTTTACTGGAGAGGGCGAGAGCGTTAGCTATTCCGGTCTTTCATATCCAGCATGATGGTGGGACGGGTTCACCATATGATCTGACAACCAATATAGGACAGATTTCCAGTGAAGTAGCCCCTCAGGAGGGTGAATATGTCATTACTAAAAATTTCCCCAATTCGTTTATCCAGACAGAGCTGGATGAACGTTTGAGATCACTCAATATTGAGCATATTGTGTTGGCTGGCTTTATGACGCATATGTGTGTGAATTCTACGGCTCATGGTGGTTTCAATCTGGGCTATAGGCCAACTGTTGTGGCAAGTGCTACGGCGACCCGCCCACTGCTGTCGGCGAATGGAAAAATGGTTTCGGCGGAGCAAGTTCAGGATGCCGCTATTGCATCAACGCGGGATTTATATGCTGCTGTGGTCGATAGTGTGGCCGAGTTGCCTGATTAG
- a CDS encoding catalase family peroxidase, with protein sequence MKIINYLPLALFLVMGMSSGLAEEREKSTVEKIVDVQHDLFNGPREGLRSNHTKGVVLSGEFYPAESARQITTAVHLQQNASPIVVRFSNATGFPDIADNDPKGLAKGMAMRIDLGDEGYTDMVLSSVPRFPVATPEAFLEMLTAVRDSASSDAEIKPIQHFLADHPKAKHFVEYPKPFPVSFAKLSYHGINAFKFTNAEGESVYGRYIVMPLGGMKTLEKAEAEKQDENYLMNEIHERLAQQPVEFRLSVQIAEPGDEVNDATVIWSDDRQIVELGTIVINAPIADAAAYEKATMFNPLALPEGIEPSADPILLARPGAYAVSFQHRLD encoded by the coding sequence ATGAAAATAATCAACTATCTGCCATTGGCATTGTTTCTGGTGATGGGGATGAGTTCTGGGTTGGCAGAGGAGAGAGAAAAGTCCACCGTCGAAAAGATTGTGGATGTGCAACACGATTTATTCAATGGGCCCCGCGAAGGTTTACGTTCTAATCACACCAAAGGTGTCGTGCTGAGTGGTGAGTTTTATCCAGCCGAGTCGGCGCGTCAAATTACAACAGCAGTTCACTTACAGCAGAATGCTTCACCCATCGTCGTACGCTTTTCCAATGCAACCGGGTTTCCGGATATTGCGGATAATGACCCAAAAGGCTTAGCGAAAGGCATGGCAATGCGGATAGATTTGGGGGATGAAGGCTATACCGACATGGTATTAAGCTCAGTGCCACGATTTCCAGTGGCTACACCAGAAGCTTTTCTTGAAATGCTCACAGCGGTACGGGACTCGGCCAGCTCGGACGCTGAAATTAAACCGATCCAGCATTTTTTAGCGGATCATCCCAAAGCCAAACATTTTGTTGAGTACCCCAAGCCCTTTCCGGTAAGTTTTGCTAAATTGTCTTATCACGGCATCAATGCTTTTAAATTTACTAATGCTGAGGGTGAGTCAGTATATGGCCGTTATATTGTGATGCCATTAGGCGGGATGAAAACATTGGAGAAAGCGGAGGCTGAAAAACAAGACGAAAATTATCTGATGAATGAAATTCATGAACGACTCGCACAACAACCCGTCGAATTTCGTCTGTCTGTGCAAATTGCTGAACCAGGCGATGAGGTAAATGATGCAACGGTTATTTGGTCTGACGATCGTCAGATAGTCGAGCTAGGGACTATCGTCATTAATGCCCCGATAGCAGACGCCGCAGCCTATGAAAAAGCAACCATGTTTAACCCTCTGGCATTGCCTGAAGGTATTGAACCATCAGCTGACCCGATTTTATTGGCCAGACCCGGCGCTTATGCAGTAAGTTTTCAGCATCGTCTGGACTAG
- a CDS encoding TetR/AcrR family transcriptional regulator, whose protein sequence is MSLLPEFKFMLNETIQFNNTKVITHEGLQLLDDRSIIDVISLADWSNMTRIETRQLLIQVGTEVIGKHGFNPTGLNTVLKMAGVPKGSFYYYFASKEEFGMAIIDEFAIAYDEKIAHFLSNSNIRPLKRIREYLEDGLATIREGKCKRGCLIGTLGQELSSQNETFRKRLDRVFEGWKKQFNQCLKQAVEQGELSESMDIEQLSEFILSGWQGAILRAKMNSSIIPLQAFIDIVFDHVLIPPKH, encoded by the coding sequence ATGAGCCTTTTACCTGAATTTAAGTTCATGCTGAATGAAACGATTCAATTTAATAACACAAAAGTTATTACCCATGAAGGTTTGCAATTACTAGACGACCGGTCTATTATTGACGTCATATCTCTAGCCGATTGGTCTAATATGACGCGTATTGAAACACGGCAATTATTGATTCAGGTAGGTACCGAAGTCATTGGCAAGCATGGTTTCAACCCTACTGGTTTGAATACTGTTTTAAAAATGGCAGGAGTTCCCAAGGGCTCTTTTTATTATTACTTTGCCAGTAAAGAAGAATTCGGAATGGCGATCATTGATGAATTCGCCATCGCCTACGATGAGAAAATCGCCCACTTTCTTAGCAACAGTAACATCCGTCCACTGAAGCGTATTCGCGAATATCTGGAAGATGGGCTGGCAACAATCCGAGAAGGTAAATGCAAGCGTGGTTGTTTAATCGGTACATTGGGACAAGAACTTTCCAGCCAGAATGAAACGTTCAGAAAGCGGCTGGATCGGGTCTTTGAAGGCTGGAAAAAACAGTTTAATCAGTGCTTGAAACAGGCTGTTGAGCAAGGTGAGCTGTCTGAGTCAATGGATATTGAGCAGCTTTCCGAATTTATCCTTTCTGGGTGGCAAGGTGCCATTTTGCGCGCTAAGATGAATTCCAGTATCATCCCTCTCCAGGCCTTTATTGATATCGTGTTTGACCACGTATTGATACCCCCTAAACATTAA
- the rnr gene encoding ribonuclease R gives MTEQNITDPFEGREAEKYDNPIPSREFILELLKQHKAPVSRKNLSKLLDIKGEEQTEALRRRLRAMERDGQILRNRKNAYGIVSKMNLVSGRVMGHPDGFGFLIPDEGGEDLFLSEREMRVVLHGDRALARISGTDRRGRREGAIVEIVKRANQTVVGRLQEDAGLYYLIPHNRRISQDIMIPVPDLMDAKDGQIVEAEITEHPNKHRSPLGKIVNVLGDHMAPGMEIDIALRSFELPHVWSPKALAQAESFGETIPQDAIHDRLDLRELPLVTIDGSDARDFDDAVYAEKLDSGNWRLWVAIADVSYYVKPEDNLDKDAQERGTSVYFPSQVIPMLPEALSNGLCSLNPEVDRLCMACEMIINQDGEIESYKFHQAVMNSKARLIYEQVASILQENDSELRNQYAHVLPGLETMYELFHVMLKAREKRGAIDFEMTETQFMFDENRKISSIEPRQRNDAHRLIEEFMIAANVAAAKYLLASKLPVLYRVHEVPSVEKLSALREFLGELGLFLGGGDEPEPGHYASLLKTVSKRPDGHLLQTVMLRSMKQAVYSPDNLGHFGLGLEAYAHFTSPIRRYPDLLVHRAIKHAITKQKKATWHYSEEAMVQLGEHCSMASRRADEATRDVADWLKCEYMRDRVGEVHEGVISGVTGFGLFVELSDIYIEGLVHVTALKNDYYQFDASGHRLMGERSRKSYRLGDSIKVKVVRVDLDEKKIDLELA, from the coding sequence ATGACTGAACAAAACATAACTGACCCTTTTGAGGGTCGTGAAGCCGAGAAATACGATAATCCCATCCCTAGCCGTGAATTTATTCTCGAGCTCCTCAAACAACACAAAGCCCCTGTTTCCCGGAAAAATCTTTCCAAACTTCTGGACATCAAAGGGGAAGAACAAACCGAGGCACTTCGTCGCCGTTTGCGCGCCATGGAGCGCGACGGACAGATCCTGCGCAATCGCAAAAATGCTTACGGCATTGTCTCTAAAATGAATCTGGTCAGTGGCCGTGTGATGGGGCATCCCGATGGCTTTGGCTTCTTAATACCTGACGAAGGCGGTGAGGATTTATTTCTCAGCGAACGTGAAATGCGGGTGGTTTTGCATGGTGATCGTGCATTAGCCCGCATCAGCGGCACCGACCGTCGTGGTCGAAGAGAAGGCGCGATTGTTGAAATAGTTAAGCGTGCCAATCAGACTGTGGTCGGTCGCTTGCAGGAAGATGCCGGCCTCTATTATTTAATCCCGCATAATCGCCGCATCAGTCAGGATATTATGATTCCTGTTCCCGACTTAATGGATGCCAAAGACGGCCAAATCGTCGAAGCGGAAATTACTGAACATCCAAATAAGCATCGCTCACCTTTAGGCAAAATCGTTAATGTATTAGGCGATCATATGGCGCCGGGTATGGAAATCGATATTGCACTTCGCAGTTTTGAACTACCGCATGTCTGGTCTCCAAAAGCACTGGCTCAGGCTGAAAGTTTCGGTGAAACCATTCCTCAGGATGCTATTCATGATCGCCTGGACTTACGCGAGTTGCCGCTGGTCACAATAGATGGTTCAGATGCGCGTGACTTTGACGATGCGGTTTATGCTGAAAAACTGGACTCAGGTAATTGGCGTTTATGGGTAGCTATTGCTGACGTTTCCTATTACGTAAAACCTGAAGATAATCTTGATAAAGATGCCCAGGAACGCGGCACATCTGTGTACTTTCCAAGTCAGGTCATTCCAATGTTGCCTGAAGCATTATCCAATGGTTTATGTTCATTAAATCCAGAGGTTGATCGTTTATGCATGGCCTGCGAAATGATCATCAATCAGGACGGCGAAATTGAATCCTATAAATTTCATCAAGCAGTAATGAACTCCAAGGCACGGCTGATTTACGAGCAAGTTGCCAGCATTCTACAAGAAAATGATAGCGAATTACGCAATCAATACGCCCATGTCCTTCCAGGACTGGAAACCATGTATGAATTGTTTCATGTCATGCTCAAAGCTCGCGAAAAACGTGGTGCAATTGATTTTGAAATGACTGAAACGCAATTTATGTTTGATGAAAATCGGAAAATTTCATCAATCGAACCACGTCAACGTAATGATGCGCATCGATTAATTGAAGAATTCATGATTGCCGCCAACGTCGCAGCAGCAAAATATCTGCTTGCCAGCAAACTGCCGGTTTTATACCGGGTTCATGAAGTGCCATCGGTTGAAAAACTATCAGCCTTACGTGAATTTTTAGGCGAGTTAGGCTTGTTTTTAGGGGGTGGAGATGAGCCCGAACCCGGCCATTATGCCTCTTTATTGAAAACGGTCAGCAAACGCCCTGATGGTCATTTGTTACAGACAGTTATGTTACGCAGTATGAAACAAGCTGTTTATTCTCCTGATAATCTGGGTCATTTTGGTCTTGGCCTCGAAGCTTATGCCCATTTCACGTCACCGATTCGCCGCTATCCGGATTTATTAGTTCATCGTGCGATCAAGCATGCTATTACTAAACAGAAAAAGGCTACCTGGCATTATTCGGAAGAAGCCATGGTGCAACTCGGCGAACATTGTTCAATGGCCAGCCGTAGAGCTGATGAGGCAACGCGGGATGTTGCTGACTGGCTCAAGTGTGAATATATGCGTGATCGTGTTGGTGAAGTTCATGAAGGTGTTATCAGTGGTGTGACTGGTTTTGGTTTATTCGTGGAACTGAGTGATATCTACATTGAAGGTCTGGTTCATGTCACTGCACTGAAAAATGATTACTATCAGTTTGATGCCAGCGGCCATCGCTTAATGGGTGAAAGATCACGCAAATCCTATCGTTTGGGTGATTCCATTAAAGTTAAAGTGGTACGAGTCGATCTGGATGAAAAGAAAATCGACCTGGAACTGGCCTAA
- a CDS encoding zinc-dependent alcohol dehydrogenase family protein, with translation MTRTVRFHQTGGPDVLQLDELTVSAPLNDEVLIKINTIGLNRAETMFRSGQYLETPTLPARLGYEASGVVEHLGPNVTRFNVGDKVNVIPAFSMNQYGTYAEKAVVPIHALVKQPANISDSEAAAVWMQYLTAWGALIDIGQLSKNQILLIPAASSSVGLAAIQIANQVGAIPVAITRSANKKDLLLKHGAKHVIISESQQITEQVLLITGGKGADMVFDPVAGPTLNDLANACGQFAQIFVYGALNPQPTPFPLLTALGKGLNFRGYTLFEFTQDAERLQKGVEFIENGLAAGHLKPIIAKTFALDDIVAAHQYMESNQQIGKIIVKT, from the coding sequence ATGACCAGAACCGTTCGTTTTCATCAAACGGGTGGCCCAGACGTTTTACAATTGGATGAGTTGACTGTATCAGCCCCACTGAACGATGAAGTACTTATCAAGATAAATACCATTGGGCTCAACCGGGCTGAAACCATGTTTCGCAGCGGTCAATATCTGGAAACACCAACACTTCCTGCACGTCTGGGTTATGAAGCTTCCGGTGTCGTGGAACATCTTGGTCCAAATGTCACCCGGTTCAACGTAGGCGATAAAGTTAATGTCATTCCAGCATTTTCGATGAACCAATATGGAACCTATGCAGAAAAAGCCGTTGTGCCCATTCATGCCCTTGTTAAACAGCCCGCTAATATTTCTGACAGCGAAGCCGCCGCTGTGTGGATGCAATATCTCACAGCATGGGGAGCTTTAATTGATATTGGCCAGTTGTCAAAAAACCAGATCTTATTGATCCCTGCTGCATCCAGTAGTGTCGGCCTGGCGGCCATCCAGATTGCCAATCAGGTTGGTGCGATTCCGGTAGCGATAACCCGCAGTGCGAATAAAAAAGACCTGCTACTGAAACATGGCGCAAAGCATGTCATTATCAGTGAATCACAACAGATAACCGAACAGGTACTGCTGATAACGGGCGGTAAAGGTGCAGATATGGTGTTTGATCCGGTCGCGGGTCCAACATTAAATGATCTAGCCAATGCCTGTGGTCAATTTGCACAGATATTTGTCTACGGTGCATTAAATCCACAGCCCACACCGTTTCCATTATTAACCGCTTTGGGAAAAGGCCTGAACTTTCGTGGTTATACCCTGTTTGAATTCACCCAGGATGCCGAGCGTCTACAAAAAGGTGTTGAATTTATCGAAAACGGCCTAGCGGCGGGCCATCTCAAACCCATCATCGCCAAAACCTTTGCCTTGGATGACATTGTTGCTGCCCACCAGTACATGGAATCCAATCAACAAATTGGCAAGATTATCGTCAAAACATAA